The stretch of DNA CGCAACGAGACGGCCGGGGCGGTGGCGCAGGCGATCCGCGACGGAGGCCGGGCCGACCTCGTGGTGCTCACCCCCGGCGGGTTCGACGCCCTGATCCGCGACGGCCGCTTGGCCGGTGCGCCGCCGGTGCCGCTCGCGAGGGTCGGGATCGGCGTGGCGATCCGCGACGGGGCGCCGATCCCCGACATCACCACCCTGGCGGGCTTTCGCGAGGCGCTGCTGCGGGCGCGGGCCGTCGCGATGGTCGATCCGGCTTCCGGCGGGTCGAGCGGGATCTACCTTGCGCAGCTCTTCGAACGCCTCGGCATCGCCGATCGGATGAGGGACAAGCTCGTCCTGGTGCGCGGCGGCCTGGCGGCGGCGCGCCTCGTCTCCGGCGAGGCGGACATCGCCCTCCAGCAGACGAGCGAGCTGCTGGCGGTGGCGGGCGCGCACCTCGTCGGTCCGATCCCGGCGGAGATCCAGAGCTTCACGGTCTATGCCGGAATGGTCCCGGCGGGCGCCAGCGAGCCCGAGGCGGCCTCCCTGCTCCTGCGGGACCTCGCCGGCCCTGGATCCACTGAGGTCCTAGGACAGAAGGGCATGGCGAGCCCGAGCCCCTGAGGAGGCCGCACCGATCGTCAGGGCCGCTGCCGATTTCCCCGCGGCCCTCCTTGAAACCGCCCCGCCGACCCCGCATGTAAATGTCGTTCACATTTACATCCTGCGGGAGATCGTGACGTGTCGTATTCCTCTGCCCCCTGGTCGAGCGGCCGCGCCTGCCGCAACGGCCCGTTCCCGCGCCGCTCCATCGAGATCGGCGCGATCGTCATCGGTTTCATCTATGCGTGGCCGTTGGCCGCGGCCTACGTGGTGTGGAAGCTCATGGGTTATCCGGCTCTCAACGAGATGAAGTCCTTCGCCGAGCGGTCCTTCCGCAACGGGTTCTCGGGCTTCTCCGGCTTCGGCGCGGCCCGCCACGACAGCGGCAACTGGGCCTTCGAGGAGTATCGCCGCAAGGAGATCGAGCGCCTGGAAGAAGAGCGCCGCCGCCTCGAGGAGGAGAGCCGGGCCTTCACCGAATTCGTGGACGAGCTGAAGCGCGCCCGCGACCGCGAGCAGTTCGACGCCTTCATGGCCCGCCGCCGCGCCGGCTCGAACTTCTGAGTCTCGATTGAATGAACGAGGGCACCGCCATCCGTATGACGGATGGCGGTGCCCTCGACTGTCTTCACGGTTCGCAAG from Methylobacterium aquaticum encodes:
- a CDS encoding substrate-binding domain-containing protein produces the protein MRRTKPLLYALTRAGGAACLALALAVPVQAAEIALLTTGAYKPVAAALVPAFERRTGHHVTIRNETAGAVAQAIRDGGRADLVVLTPGGFDALIRDGRLAGAPPVPLARVGIGVAIRDGAPIPDITTLAGFREALLRARAVAMVDPASGGSSGIYLAQLFERLGIADRMRDKLVLVRGGLAAARLVSGEADIALQQTSELLAVAGAHLVGPIPAEIQSFTVYAGMVPAGASEPEAASLLLRDLAGPGSTEVLGQKGMASPSP
- a CDS encoding DUF2852 domain-containing protein, giving the protein MSYSSAPWSSGRACRNGPFPRRSIEIGAIVIGFIYAWPLAAAYVVWKLMGYPALNEMKSFAERSFRNGFSGFSGFGAARHDSGNWAFEEYRRKEIERLEEERRRLEEESRAFTEFVDELKRARDREQFDAFMARRRAGSNF